From the Solibacillus sp. FSL R5-0449 genome, one window contains:
- a CDS encoding amidohydrolase, giving the protein MSVKEKLQANYEDMIEIRRHLHMYPELSFKEVNTPKLVAEKLRSYGIDVKENVGGNGVVGYLKGAFEGPTIAFRADFDALPIQDEKDVPYKSQVDGVSHACGHDIHTAALLGLAKSLADNRDALHGNIVFIHQFAEEVVPGGAKAMVEAGCLDGVDYVYGSHISSWSELGTVLFCEGYAMAAADFFELTIQGKGGHGASPHETVDPIVAAAQFVFGVQPIVSRNTDPIESAVITIGKIESGTVGNVIPDKAHLTGTVRTFNPAIRDMVEQKLNNLCKAIEIQYGATLEFKYTRGYDAVYNHPNETAMLREAVSINLPDLQVLNAPPRMGAEDFTYYLQEKPGTFFFTGGGNPEIDAIYPHHHPRFDVDEQSMLNIADVFVEALKLHGVVK; this is encoded by the coding sequence ATGAGCGTAAAAGAGAAACTGCAAGCAAACTATGAGGATATGATTGAAATCCGAAGACATCTGCATATGTATCCGGAGCTGTCATTTAAAGAAGTGAATACACCAAAACTCGTTGCCGAAAAGCTTCGTTCTTATGGGATTGATGTGAAAGAGAATGTTGGTGGTAATGGCGTTGTAGGCTATTTAAAAGGTGCCTTTGAGGGACCGACAATTGCGTTCCGCGCAGATTTTGACGCACTACCGATTCAAGATGAAAAAGATGTACCTTATAAATCGCAAGTCGATGGAGTAAGCCATGCTTGTGGTCATGATATCCATACAGCTGCACTACTCGGGTTGGCAAAATCACTTGCTGATAACCGTGACGCACTTCATGGCAATATCGTATTCATCCATCAATTTGCGGAAGAAGTCGTACCAGGTGGTGCAAAGGCAATGGTAGAAGCAGGATGTCTTGACGGTGTCGACTATGTGTACGGCTCTCATATTTCATCGTGGAGCGAATTAGGTACTGTGCTGTTTTGTGAAGGCTACGCAATGGCAGCAGCCGACTTTTTTGAACTTACGATTCAAGGTAAAGGCGGACATGGGGCATCTCCTCACGAAACAGTAGACCCGATTGTTGCCGCGGCACAGTTTGTATTTGGTGTGCAGCCAATCGTCAGCAGAAATACTGATCCGATTGAATCTGCTGTTATTACAATTGGAAAAATTGAAAGTGGCACAGTCGGCAATGTCATCCCAGACAAAGCACATTTAACAGGAACAGTGCGTACATTCAATCCGGCAATTCGCGATATGGTAGAGCAAAAGTTGAACAATTTATGCAAAGCGATTGAAATTCAGTACGGTGCTACACTTGAATTTAAATATACTCGCGGCTATGACGCTGTATATAATCACCCGAACGAAACAGCCATGCTTCGCGAAGCTGTCTCAATAAACTTGCCGGACTTGCAAGTATTGAATGCTCCACCTCGTATGGGCGCAGAAGATTTCACTTATTATTTACAGGAAAAGCCCGGCACGTTTTTCTTCACAGGCGGCGGCAATCCGGAGATCGATGCCATCTACCCGCATCATCATCCAAGATTTGATGTTGATGAACAGTCTATGTTGAACATTGCGGATGTGTTTGTGGAAGCATTGAAGCTTCATGGGGTTGTAAAATAA
- the lepB gene encoding signal peptidase I has translation MKKEKNELFEWIKVIAITALFVVAIRTFIFTPIDVKGASMMPTYEDGDRIIVNKIGKSLHDFDRFDVIVFDGLESEYFIKRIIGVPGDHIEYKDDVLYINGQEIDEPYLDEYKSALNDPGDLTLDFTLEDIAGVSEIPNDYYFVMGDNRRKSSDSRDPRIGLVSKDQILGSTSIRFYPLDSLGIVK, from the coding sequence ATGAAAAAAGAAAAAAATGAGCTTTTTGAATGGATTAAAGTTATCGCCATAACCGCCTTGTTTGTTGTAGCTATTCGCACATTTATTTTCACTCCGATTGATGTGAAAGGTGCTTCCATGATGCCGACATATGAAGACGGAGACCGGATTATCGTCAATAAAATCGGAAAATCGCTTCATGATTTTGATCGATTCGATGTCATTGTGTTTGATGGTCTGGAAAGCGAATATTTTATTAAACGGATTATCGGAGTTCCAGGTGACCATATCGAATATAAAGATGATGTACTTTATATAAATGGTCAGGAAATCGACGAACCTTATTTGGATGAATATAAGTCTGCTCTTAACGACCCTGGTGATTTGACTCTCGATTTCACACTGGAAGATATAGCTGGTGTATCAGAAATTCCGAATGACTATTATTTTGTTATGGGTGATAACCGCCGTAAAAGTAGTGACAGCCGAGATCCACGCATCGGGTTAGTCTCAAAAGATCAAATTCTCGGCTCTACATCGATCCGTTTTTACCCGCTCGATTCCTTAGGTATAGTTAAATGA
- a CDS encoding DUF6773 family protein, translating to MGFWNKKIVDERVYNTQNKIYREIYILTMIIVIASIAVKFYLSGVSMESVATEMVILICGSLYYGFRSAQLGVFSDEVELHDANSKFSYSTKQLIVGSGLGLVIALFMGINSAYQYADSSSQAIEYFFLVFIVSLMIYVPFYLLLLFGAYKSALNKSQKVNSKMLEEDDDAGRNR from the coding sequence ATGGGGTTTTGGAACAAAAAGATAGTGGATGAGCGTGTGTACAACACGCAAAATAAAATTTACCGGGAAATCTATATACTTACGATGATCATTGTTATCGCTTCAATTGCGGTTAAATTTTACCTTTCCGGAGTAAGTATGGAGTCTGTTGCAACAGAGATGGTCATTTTAATATGTGGGAGTTTATATTACGGCTTCCGTTCGGCGCAACTCGGGGTATTTTCGGATGAAGTTGAACTTCATGATGCCAACAGCAAGTTTTCATACAGTACAAAACAGCTGATTGTCGGTAGTGGATTAGGTCTGGTCATCGCACTTTTCATGGGAATTAATAGCGCATACCAATATGCGGACAGCTCTTCTCAAGCAATTGAATATTTCTTTTTAGTGTTTATCGTTTCACTTATGATTTACGTTCCATTCTATTTACTGCTTTTATTTGGTGCCTATAAAAGCGCATTGAATAAAAGTCAAAAAGTGAACAGTAAAATGCTTGAAGAAGATGATGATGCGGGGCGAAACCGATGA
- a CDS encoding helix-turn-helix transcriptional regulator, with product MKNIRLKMARIEHDLSQDELAKKVGVTRQTIGLIELGKYNPTLSVCIAICRTLNKTLDELFWDEQSE from the coding sequence ATGAAAAATATTCGCTTGAAAATGGCTCGAATTGAACATGATCTATCACAGGATGAACTCGCAAAAAAGGTTGGGGTTACACGCCAAACAATTGGTCTCATCGAGCTTGGCAAGTATAATCCGACATTAAGTGTCTGTATCGCCATATGCAGAACATTAAACAAGACTTTGGATGAACTGTTTTGGGATGAACAGTCAGAATAA
- a CDS encoding sorbosone dehydrogenase family protein codes for MKQLFFGLGISLVCLTGCSTNEKGSVSSERNSSQTLVQYETISANLEAPWAINKLGDAFYITERTGHIAKVEQGEVTRQEVKLERMLSTASEAGLLGFVLAPDFEQSNEAYAYYTYEKGSDQFNRIVLLFLENNKWLEKSVLLDGIPSGTYHHGGRVKIGPDQKLYATAGDASNPQTAQDLSTLGGKILRLNLDGSIPDDNPFPNSYVYSYGHRNPQGITWSPDGTMYASEHGQSANDEINKIEAGQNYGWPSIEGEQTQEGFISPLFTSGSEHTWAPSGMAFFNNKLYVAALRGTAVLEFDLQTKEVKEIVNNMGRIRDVWIEDHTLYWITNNTDGRGTPGEKDDQLYKLEL; via the coding sequence GTGAAACAGTTATTCTTTGGATTAGGTATTTCCCTAGTATGTCTAACAGGATGTTCTACAAATGAGAAGGGATCTGTGTCCAGTGAAAGGAATAGTTCGCAAACGTTGGTGCAATACGAAACAATCTCTGCTAATTTAGAGGCACCATGGGCTATTAATAAACTTGGGGACGCTTTTTATATAACGGAGCGAACAGGGCATATTGCAAAAGTGGAGCAAGGAGAAGTGACAAGGCAGGAAGTGAAGCTTGAAAGAATGCTTTCCACTGCTTCAGAGGCAGGGCTTCTTGGCTTTGTATTAGCACCGGATTTTGAACAATCAAATGAGGCATATGCGTATTATACGTATGAAAAGGGGAGTGACCAATTTAACCGGATTGTATTGCTTTTCCTTGAAAATAATAAATGGCTGGAAAAAAGTGTACTTCTCGATGGAATCCCTAGTGGTACGTATCATCACGGAGGACGTGTGAAAATTGGTCCGGATCAGAAGCTTTATGCGACAGCAGGTGATGCATCGAATCCTCAAACAGCACAGGACTTGTCTACACTCGGCGGAAAAATATTGCGCCTGAACTTAGATGGGAGCATTCCGGACGACAATCCTTTTCCGAATTCATACGTATACAGTTACGGACATCGAAACCCGCAAGGTATTACGTGGTCACCGGACGGCACAATGTATGCAAGTGAGCATGGACAAAGCGCAAATGATGAAATCAATAAAATTGAAGCTGGGCAGAATTATGGCTGGCCATCAATAGAAGGAGAACAAACGCAGGAAGGATTCATATCTCCTTTATTTACATCAGGTAGTGAACATACATGGGCCCCTTCCGGTATGGCATTCTTCAACAACAAGCTATATGTTGCGGCACTGCGGGGAACAGCAGTCCTTGAATTTGATTTGCAGACAAAAGAGGTAAAAGAAATCGTCAATAATATGGGAAGAATCCGCGATGTCTGGATTGAAGATCATACATTGTATTGGATTACGAATAATACAGACGGGCGCGGTACACCAGGAGAAAAAGATGATCAGCTGTACAAGCTTGAGCTATAG
- a CDS encoding NUDIX hydrolase: MEQIQQKINTTPKHIVSAATIVLNSKNEILLIKGPKRGWEMPGGQVEEGESLTAAAIRETKEESGIDVEILKFCGIFQNVEKCICNTLFLAKPIGGTPTTSPESLEVGYFPMEKALEMVTAGNFRQRIEYCLDATKHPFFIDF; this comes from the coding sequence TTGGAACAAATTCAGCAGAAAATAAATACAACGCCAAAACATATTGTGTCTGCCGCAACAATTGTACTGAACAGTAAAAATGAGATTCTGCTTATAAAAGGACCTAAAAGAGGATGGGAAATGCCTGGCGGTCAAGTAGAAGAAGGCGAATCTTTGACTGCTGCAGCGATTAGGGAAACAAAAGAGGAATCGGGAATTGACGTAGAAATACTTAAATTCTGCGGTATTTTTCAAAATGTAGAGAAATGTATTTGCAATACACTTTTTCTGGCAAAACCAATCGGGGGGACACCGACAACTTCACCGGAAAGTCTGGAAGTCGGTTATTTCCCCATGGAAAAGGCATTGGAAATGGTGACGGCCGGAAACTTTCGCCAAAGAATAGAATATTGTTTAGATGCAACGAAACACCCGTTTTTCATAGATTTTTAA
- a CDS encoding GNAT family N-acetyltransferase translates to MILETERLILKPYEIEFADAIYEVVKHREIADTMVMIPHPYPREVVDQWISYLQKSFEQGTAYEFAVFLKENGRYIGNCGLVTVSKNHRNAEVGYFIDVAEWGNGYATEACKKIIDYGFQEHQLNRIYSRCMVRNVASRKVMEKSGMVWEGRHRQEFLKDDIYEDMDYLAILAEEYFN, encoded by the coding sequence ATGATTTTAGAAACGGAAAGACTCATATTAAAGCCATATGAAATTGAATTTGCGGATGCTATTTATGAAGTGGTAAAGCATAGGGAAATCGCGGATACGATGGTCATGATTCCGCATCCGTACCCACGGGAAGTCGTTGATCAGTGGATTTCCTATTTGCAAAAAAGCTTTGAGCAAGGGACAGCCTATGAGTTTGCTGTGTTTTTAAAAGAGAACGGCCGCTATATCGGGAATTGCGGACTCGTAACAGTTTCAAAAAACCACCGTAATGCAGAGGTAGGTTATTTTATCGATGTCGCAGAGTGGGGTAACGGCTATGCAACAGAAGCGTGTAAAAAAATAATAGATTACGGATTTCAGGAACATCAGTTAAATCGAATTTACAGCCGTTGCATGGTTAGAAATGTCGCATCAAGAAAAGTAATGGAGAAGTCCGGCATGGTGTGGGAAGGACGCCACAGACAGGAGTTTTTAAAGGACGATATATATGAAGATATGGATTACTTAGCTATTTTAGCTGAAGAATATTTTAATTAG
- a CDS encoding GNAT family N-acetyltransferase, which translates to MEFRLATTEDMEILIDLRKRLLVEEGQTVSSNIDEQLRSFFDKQLNSNQFVQWIIEEEKRAIATGGIQFISFPPSYSNPTGIRGYILNMYTVPESRGRGLAKQLVERLLAEAQERNVHHIFLISSPMGKPLYKKIGFKENDIYMEYFIK; encoded by the coding sequence ATGGAGTTTCGATTGGCTACTACAGAAGATATGGAAATATTAATAGATTTACGCAAACGATTATTAGTGGAGGAAGGGCAAACAGTATCTTCCAATATCGATGAACAATTAAGAAGCTTCTTTGATAAGCAATTAAACTCTAATCAATTTGTTCAATGGATTATCGAGGAAGAGAAACGTGCGATCGCTACAGGGGGCATTCAGTTTATTTCTTTTCCCCCTAGTTATTCCAATCCTACAGGAATTCGCGGCTATATTTTAAATATGTATACAGTCCCGGAAAGCAGGGGTAGAGGGCTTGCCAAACAGTTGGTGGAGCGGTTGCTGGCAGAAGCACAAGAAAGAAATGTGCACCACATATTTTTGATTTCCTCACCGATGGGAAAACCGTTATACAAAAAAATCGGTTTTAAGGAAAATGATATTTATATGGAATATTTCATTAAATAG
- a CDS encoding ABC transporter permease, protein MFDTDAYKKLEKNRKHFLIFNLITILFFTGISFTFVIPSLKGFDLGSTLIVFLIYIVVANVFVGIFVHKIELVFLISLLFSALGMGWRLWLEWGEFSLVEHTNIVVMIGYPCITALVITLIYAVSEKFKTKKIVMIDRE, encoded by the coding sequence ATGTTTGATACAGATGCGTATAAAAAATTAGAAAAGAATAGAAAACATTTCTTGATTTTTAATCTCATTACGATTCTATTTTTTACGGGAATATCTTTTACTTTTGTTATTCCAAGTTTAAAGGGATTTGATTTAGGCTCTACATTGATAGTGTTTCTAATCTATATTGTTGTTGCAAATGTTTTTGTAGGGATTTTTGTTCACAAAATAGAATTGGTTTTCTTAATTTCGTTGTTATTCAGTGCTCTTGGAATGGGCTGGCGTCTATGGCTTGAGTGGGGGGAATTCAGTTTAGTCGAACATACAAACATTGTTGTGATGATAGGTTATCCATGTATTACAGCACTTGTAATCACACTAATTTATGCTGTTTCAGAAAAGTTCAAAACGAAAAAGATCGTCATGATAGATAGGGAATAG
- a CDS encoding DUF2975 domain-containing protein: MRKLNSIFLKTVIISTGILVLLLCVFVLPWLAQETAHLNPEVAYLQYPILLGMYATAIPFFYALYETLKMITIIERESVFSSRLEQGLNYIKYCAYAILTLYISGFFLLDYTNALPPLVAAIGIVIILITILIATGAAFLKHELIKSRLNIN; the protein is encoded by the coding sequence ATGCGGAAATTAAACTCAATCTTTTTAAAAACTGTTATTATTTCAACGGGTATACTTGTGTTGTTATTATGTGTATTTGTTTTACCGTGGTTAGCTCAGGAAACTGCGCATTTAAATCCGGAAGTTGCTTACCTTCAATATCCGATTTTGCTTGGTATGTATGCGACCGCTATTCCGTTTTTTTATGCGCTTTATGAAACTTTGAAGATGATTACTATTATTGAGCGGGAGTCTGTTTTCTCCAGTCGTCTTGAACAGGGGTTAAACTATATTAAATATTGCGCCTATGCCATTCTTACTTTGTACATTTCGGGTTTCTTTCTACTCGATTATACAAATGCACTGCCTCCGTTAGTTGCGGCAATTGGTATTGTGATCATTTTAATTACAATTCTCATTGCTACAGGTGCGGCATTTTTAAAACATGAACTTATAAAAAGCCGATTGAATATAAATTAA
- a CDS encoding methyl-accepting chemotaxis protein, giving the protein MMHTKLQAVVDTMELYQATFPEDACIVVANKSEVIGYQPGQVIDLKIAVGMKLENFRGTVTERALTSKRFLREEKGPEKFGFAYISTAQPIFDNGEIIGVVSAIISNEKMDSMRQLATELSSAVEEMTATNEELTSASMDVSNRLDGLVTSTETMTADIGEINQMVELVKGIASKSQILGLNASIEAARSGEHGRGFAVVAKEIQKMAQNSKESAEKIAAQLNNIRVSIEDVNGTTSQIAAFTEQFATSMHELNDAYGSVNGTAEKLLEISEVK; this is encoded by the coding sequence ATGATGCATACAAAATTACAAGCAGTAGTAGATACGATGGAGTTATATCAGGCAACTTTTCCGGAAGATGCATGTATCGTTGTAGCGAATAAATCTGAGGTTATCGGATATCAGCCAGGTCAGGTCATTGATTTGAAAATTGCTGTAGGGATGAAACTGGAGAACTTCCGAGGGACCGTTACAGAGCGGGCGTTAACATCCAAACGTTTTTTAAGAGAAGAAAAAGGTCCTGAAAAATTTGGGTTTGCTTATATTTCAACAGCACAGCCTATTTTTGATAACGGGGAAATAATTGGGGTCGTAAGTGCCATTATTTCAAATGAAAAAATGGATTCTATGCGCCAATTAGCGACAGAGTTATCGAGTGCAGTAGAGGAAATGACAGCGACGAATGAAGAGTTAACCTCAGCGAGCATGGATGTTTCAAATCGTTTGGACGGGCTTGTCACATCTACAGAAACGATGACCGCAGATATAGGGGAAATTAATCAAATGGTCGAGCTTGTAAAAGGGATTGCATCGAAATCACAAATTTTAGGATTAAATGCATCAATTGAGGCTGCCCGTTCTGGTGAGCATGGAAGAGGCTTTGCAGTTGTAGCGAAGGAAATTCAAAAAATGGCGCAGAACAGCAAAGAAAGCGCAGAAAAAATTGCTGCGCAGTTAAATAATATTCGTGTTTCCATTGAAGATGTAAATGGAACGACAAGCCAAATCGCAGCGTTTACAGAACAGTTTGCAACAAGTATGCATGAACTGAACGATGCATATGGAAGTGTGAATGGCACGGCAGAAAAGCTGTTGGAGATTAGTGAAGTAAAATAA